The region CCAGGTGCGGCTGCGGTCCCACGGCCTAAAACTTAACGCAATCCATTTCCACGACCTTCCAACTCTCCCGATCGACGCCCCGGCCCCCGACCCGCACGCGGCGGACAAGGTGCCAATGCACCTCGCGCCAGCCACTCTAGCCTACGCGGGCCTGCGCGAGCAGATCGGCCTGCTAGCGCAGAAACTGTCGCACACGACGACCAGGCTGGTTGTCGTCTACGATAGGATGGGGGCAGAGGCTGTGCGGGACGCGGTGGCGGTCCCCAACGCCGAGTCCTACTCCTTCAATTGCCTCTCGGCGTTCAATCTGTTCCTCATCTTGTGGGAGGTGATGGGGAAGCCCTTCCAACTGTGCGACGCCATGCTCGAGAAGCTTCCTTCCGTGAGGGAGTTCATTCCGGAAGGGGCGCTGTACTTCTCTGCATCTGAGAACATTCTTGAAAGAGAAGGAGACATTCACAACACCGTCAGATTGATCGACGAGGCTTACATCGGATTGATGGGAAGACAAGAGATCAGCGGCGGGAAGAAGCAGTGGGCGATCAGATCGAGGGGTTTcttattggagagagaaagcaGCGATGAGTACTGCTTAAATTGGCTCGATCGACAACCTCCGAAATCGGTGATCTACGTTTCGTTTGGGACGACGACGTCGTTCCGGGATGAAGAATATGCGGAGATAGCTATGGGGTTGGAGGAGAGCGG is a window of Salvia splendens isolate huo1 chromosome 3, SspV2, whole genome shotgun sequence DNA encoding:
- the LOC121794064 gene encoding zeatin O-xylosyltransferase-like, producing the protein MEEAKTQAAVLMVPLPCQSHLNQLLQLSGVISSRGIPVHFVGTATHNRQVRLRSHGLKLNAIHFHDLPTLPIDAPAPDPHAADKVPMHLAPATLAYAGLREQIGLLAQKLSHTTTRLVVVYDRMGAEAVRDAVAVPNAESYSFNCLSAFNLFLILWEVMGKPFQLCDAMLEKLPSVREFIPEGALYFSASENILEREGDIHNTVRLIDEAYIGLMGRQEISGGKKQWAIRSRGFLLERESSDEYCLNWLDRQPPKSVIYVSFGTTTSFRDEEYAEIAMGLEESGQKFVWVVREADRADIFAGGAEGRRIKLPEGFEERVKERGIVVRGWAPQMGILGHPSTGGFMSHCGWNSCLESLTEGVPMAAWPMHSDQPINAIFVTEVLGVGVEVREWGRSLEVVKAEAVKDAVVRLMASEEGEGIRRRAAEVGAAVRKSLDEGGESCMEIERFVAHITRLDH